One Myxococcota bacterium genomic region harbors:
- a CDS encoding DoxX family membrane protein, whose translation MPTSLPLPEHPAIGWLGRLLFTLIFFLSGVTHFTDIEGYVSLMHEQIPFRTFWVLVSGVVELAGAVLILFDRHARLGGWLIVLFLVPVTFTVHGYEMLYADTERMRAIQLSFFLKGLAMTGAALLITQLGVRREAD comes from the coding sequence TTGCCCACCTCGCTCCCGCTTCCCGAGCATCCCGCCATCGGCTGGCTGGGACGTCTGCTCTTCACGCTGATCTTCTTTCTCTCGGGCGTCACCCACTTCACCGACATCGAGGGCTATGTCTCCCTGATGCACGAGCAGATCCCGTTCCGCACCTTCTGGGTGCTCGTGTCCGGAGTGGTCGAGCTGGCCGGCGCGGTGCTGATCCTCTTCGATCGCCACGCACGCCTCGGCGGCTGGCTGATCGTGCTCTTCCTGGTGCCGGTCACCTTCACCGTGCATGGCTACGAGATGCTCTACGCCGATACCGAGCGGATGCGCGCGATTCAGCTCTCCTTCTTCTTGAAGGGCCTCGCCATGACCGGCGCCGCACTGCTCATCACACAGCTCGGCGTACGGCGCGAAGCAGACTGA
- a CDS encoding amidohydrolase family protein, with protein MNRFLVISSDGHAGPRPEVYRDYLDPKHRDAFDVQHAARMAALEQASERLEMAQESARWAEDKAWGLSGAWDSDRRNEILDADGIAAEILFVDGLTERNSPPFGGDLSLSPMGADPELQWAGARAHNRWLSEFVAMSPERRFGLALIPPFWSVDESVKEIRWAREHGLRGIMLPHMWVDQDPYHHPKYDPMWAECEGLGMIVHYHSGAAPMQDYFGANIFGANPAAEPGPDLPGGLGIYVTEVAWWLARPLWYMIWGGVFERFPTLKAVVTEGSTIWVPELLELMDHRFSDHHYSAKLGTGYKSHLTMKPSDYFRRNIRVGSSAMSRREAELRHEIGLETIMWGTDYPHPEGTWPITQQIMIDTFKGFPEEDIAKMLGENAAAFYGFDTEKLAPLAARIGPERHLFRDEA; from the coding sequence ATGAACCGCTTCCTCGTCATCTCTTCCGACGGACACGCGGGCCCGCGACCCGAGGTGTACCGCGACTATCTCGACCCGAAGCACCGCGATGCGTTCGACGTCCAGCACGCGGCGCGCATGGCCGCCCTCGAACAGGCGAGCGAACGGCTGGAGATGGCGCAGGAGAGCGCGAGGTGGGCCGAGGACAAGGCCTGGGGCCTGTCGGGCGCCTGGGATTCGGACCGTCGCAACGAGATCCTCGACGCCGACGGCATCGCCGCGGAGATCCTGTTCGTGGACGGGCTGACCGAGCGCAATTCGCCGCCCTTCGGTGGCGACCTCTCGCTCTCCCCGATGGGGGCCGACCCGGAGCTGCAGTGGGCCGGCGCGCGCGCCCACAACCGTTGGCTCTCCGAGTTCGTCGCCATGTCCCCCGAGCGCCGCTTCGGGCTGGCGCTGATCCCGCCGTTCTGGAGCGTCGACGAGTCGGTGAAGGAGATCCGCTGGGCCCGCGAGCACGGGCTGCGCGGAATCATGCTGCCCCACATGTGGGTCGACCAGGATCCCTACCACCACCCGAAGTACGACCCGATGTGGGCCGAGTGCGAAGGCCTCGGAATGATCGTCCACTACCACTCGGGTGCTGCGCCGATGCAGGACTACTTCGGCGCGAACATCTTCGGTGCGAATCCCGCCGCCGAACCCGGACCCGATCTGCCCGGCGGGCTCGGCATCTACGTCACGGAAGTCGCGTGGTGGTTGGCACGCCCGCTCTGGTACATGATCTGGGGCGGCGTATTCGAGCGGTTCCCGACGCTCAAGGCCGTGGTCACCGAGGGCAGCACCATCTGGGTGCCCGAGCTCCTCGAGCTGATGGACCACCGCTTCAGCGACCACCACTACTCGGCGAAGCTCGGCACCGGCTACAAGAGCCACCTGACGATGAAGCCGAGCGACTACTTCCGTCGCAACATCCGCGTCGGCAGCTCGGCGATGTCGCGGCGCGAGGCCGAACTGCGTCACGAGATCGGACTCGAGACGATCATGTGGGGCACCGACTACCCGCACCCGGAAGGCACCTGGCCGATCACCCAGCAGATCATGATCGACACCTTCAAGGGCTTCCCCGAGGAAGACATCGCGAAGATGCTCGGGGAGAACGCGGCCGCCTTCTACGGCTTCGACACCGAGAAGCTCGCGCCGCTGGCCGCGCGTATCGGGCCCGAGCGTCACCTGTTTCGCGACGAGGCCTGA
- a CDS encoding PEP-CTERM sorting domain-containing protein, translating into MRDLPRSRRGSLGNRAAAVFVFGVVGLLAIPALANSFAANIAYTLEASVVSAAGNDDELLQQTELLPVDVSVSAGFISPGVVVATASLDVEEITAPFGGGISFNGLSGANASLEGLPGTASGRSAFSIDLVSTTTSPFALRIDRVLEGASSIRLIELLGGGGEQEILNLTTSGVTDITLGILTGYRLEFESVSQADAEGITTEIGQFTGTASFVLVPEPATASLLLAGLGFLARRRR; encoded by the coding sequence ATGCGCGACCTCCCTCGATCGCGTCGCGGTTCCCTCGGAAACCGCGCCGCTGCTGTCTTCGTGTTCGGTGTCGTCGGGCTCCTGGCGATCCCCGCCCTGGCGAATTCCTTCGCCGCGAACATCGCCTACACGCTCGAAGCGAGCGTCGTCTCTGCCGCGGGCAATGACGACGAACTCTTGCAGCAGACCGAGCTACTCCCGGTCGACGTCTCGGTCAGCGCTGGCTTCATCTCCCCTGGGGTCGTCGTGGCCACCGCCTCACTCGATGTCGAGGAGATCACCGCCCCCTTCGGCGGCGGCATCTCCTTCAATGGCCTGAGCGGCGCCAACGCGAGTCTCGAAGGCCTTCCCGGAACGGCATCCGGCCGCTCCGCGTTCTCGATCGATCTCGTTTCGACGACGACATCGCCCTTCGCGCTGCGGATCGATCGCGTCCTGGAGGGTGCCAGCTCGATCCGCTTGATCGAGCTCCTCGGCGGTGGCGGCGAGCAGGAGATCCTGAATCTGACGACCAGCGGCGTCACGGACATCACCCTCGGCATCCTCACCGGGTATCGCCTGGAGTTCGAGTCCGTATCCCAGGCCGACGCCGAAGGCATCACGACGGAGATCGGCCAGTTCACCGGCACCGCCAGCTTCGTGCTCGTCCCCGAACCCGCGACGGCCAGTCTCTTGCTCGCCGGCCTCGGGTTCCTCGCCCGCCGCAGGCGCTAG
- a CDS encoding TetR/AcrR family transcriptional regulator, protein MAEAAELLPSRRERRRLEIRERIIDTAIALFESQGYEATTVNEIATQADIAYGTFFNHFPSKLDLLQEISDQLLRTTFEGIEEVSKRPGPFSEQLVRVFEDAAARALEMGPRRRELLGTLLTVAFPERAVTADRRFHDAFREFLSEGLASGGVRDDVDLDTLSEVVVGSWYSMFLSWVHFDDYPLAARVAATSRFLADSLRAKTPA, encoded by the coding sequence ATGGCCGAAGCGGCCGAGCTTCTGCCGAGCCGCCGCGAGCGGCGACGCCTCGAGATCCGGGAGCGGATCATCGACACGGCGATCGCACTGTTCGAGAGCCAGGGGTACGAGGCCACCACGGTCAACGAGATCGCCACCCAGGCCGACATCGCCTACGGGACCTTCTTCAACCACTTCCCGTCGAAGCTCGATCTGCTCCAGGAGATCTCGGACCAGCTGTTGCGCACCACCTTCGAGGGCATCGAAGAGGTCAGCAAACGGCCGGGCCCGTTCTCGGAGCAGCTCGTCCGCGTCTTCGAGGACGCGGCCGCCAGGGCGCTCGAGATGGGACCGCGGCGCCGCGAGCTGCTCGGCACGCTCTTGACCGTGGCGTTCCCCGAGCGCGCCGTCACCGCCGACCGGCGCTTCCACGACGCATTCCGGGAATTCCTGAGCGAAGGGCTCGCCAGCGGTGGCGTTCGCGACGACGTCGACCTCGACACCCTTTCCGAGGTGGTCGTCGGCTCCTGGTACTCGATGTTCCTTTCCTGGGTGCACTTCGACGACTACCCGCTCGCCGCGCGGGTCGCCGCGACCTCACGCTTCCTGGCCGACAGCCTCCGAGCGAAGACGCCCGCTTGA
- a CDS encoding amidohydrolase family protein, whose protein sequence is MSKNVLMISSDCHAGALPVTYNEYMPKKFHEHADRWWLGYAREMVSRAGTFFDQEAVDAYADKAGQGGEKMKLMARTVKGDIDDAVLSAMLTDGNSPFAPRQGEWDATVRLRDLEADGVAAEVIFPQMAPFGAGLMQYRNPVDPEWNQAGIEAYNRWLADLCNEHPGRHAGVALINVDDIDVTVAEIRRARESGLWGGVLLPSSTGDQPFYHHPRYEPIWAVCEELELPLQSHSGWSPDYGDLECATAMFISEVDMWAHRPFTALLWSGAFERHPNLKYVLSETGCSWILETLRLLEFKSANPIFKHFTKDLSLTPTEYFQRQCYIGASFMPDHEGRDRYKIGLDKLMYGTDYPHLEGTWPNTMDALRSVFAEYPEDETRAILGLNAFEVYDFDRDLLEPIADKIGPSLASIRGEA, encoded by the coding sequence ATGTCCAAGAACGTCCTGATGATCAGCTCGGATTGTCACGCCGGCGCGCTGCCCGTGACCTACAACGAGTACATGCCGAAGAAATTCCACGAGCACGCCGATCGCTGGTGGCTCGGCTACGCCCGCGAGATGGTGTCGCGCGCGGGCACCTTCTTCGACCAGGAGGCGGTCGACGCCTACGCCGACAAGGCAGGGCAGGGCGGTGAGAAGATGAAGCTGATGGCGCGCACGGTGAAGGGCGACATCGACGACGCCGTGCTCAGCGCCATGCTCACCGACGGCAACAGCCCGTTCGCTCCGCGGCAGGGCGAGTGGGACGCCACGGTCCGGCTCCGCGACCTCGAAGCCGACGGCGTCGCGGCCGAGGTGATCTTTCCCCAGATGGCGCCCTTCGGTGCCGGCCTCATGCAGTACCGCAACCCGGTGGATCCGGAGTGGAACCAGGCGGGGATCGAGGCCTACAACCGCTGGCTCGCGGACCTCTGCAACGAGCATCCGGGGCGCCATGCGGGGGTCGCGCTGATCAACGTCGACGACATCGACGTGACCGTCGCCGAGATCCGCCGGGCCCGCGAGTCGGGCCTGTGGGGCGGCGTACTGCTCCCGTCCAGCACCGGCGACCAGCCCTTCTACCACCACCCGCGCTACGAGCCGATCTGGGCGGTCTGCGAAGAGCTCGAGCTGCCGCTGCAGTCGCACTCGGGCTGGTCTCCCGACTACGGCGACCTCGAGTGCGCAACCGCGATGTTCATCTCGGAAGTCGACATGTGGGCCCACCGGCCGTTCACGGCGCTCTTGTGGTCGGGCGCCTTCGAGCGGCACCCGAACCTCAAGTACGTACTCTCGGAGACGGGCTGTTCGTGGATCCTGGAGACGCTGCGACTCCTCGAGTTCAAGAGCGCGAACCCGATCTTCAAGCACTTCACGAAGGACCTCTCGCTCACGCCCACCGAGTACTTCCAGCGCCAGTGCTACATCGGCGCGTCCTTCATGCCCGACCACGAGGGTCGCGATCGCTACAAGATCGGCCTCGACAAGCTTATGTACGGCACCGACTACCCCCACCTCGAGGGCACCTGGCCGAACACGATGGACGCGCTGCGGTCGGTGTTCGCCGAGTATCCCGAGGACGAGACCCGCGCGATCCTCGGGCTCAACGCCTTCGAGGTCTACGACTTCGATCGCGACCTCCTCGAGCCCATCGCGGACAAGATCGGTCCGTCGCTCGCCAGCATTCGGGGCGAGGCCTAG
- a CDS encoding acetoacetate decarboxylase family protein, giving the protein MANLDDFKIQPGDIMGWPILKIDYPTDPKNIAALLPPGIDPSAESNVHLSIYCVPVPDEPEYGVVVSVDADYRGTPGVYSLVYGIDQESAVHISKETNGQPKVLAEIEYYRLGEAVRARCIHQGYTFIEFQGKTVGPAELPETQLEYEWWIKASRAVGGAEKAYDFPPHVVQVRADYQPIHREKIEGELRLLESPWDPIAQRLPMAGPASAYLSWAMPTARDITLEGPIDPEAFWPHVDTISSSRWPGTMGGPKR; this is encoded by the coding sequence ATGGCGAACCTCGACGACTTCAAGATCCAGCCGGGCGACATCATGGGCTGGCCGATCCTCAAGATCGACTACCCGACCGACCCGAAGAACATCGCGGCACTGCTCCCGCCGGGCATCGACCCGAGCGCCGAGTCGAACGTGCATCTGTCGATCTACTGCGTACCGGTGCCGGACGAGCCCGAGTACGGCGTCGTAGTCAGCGTCGACGCCGACTATCGCGGCACGCCCGGCGTCTACTCGCTGGTCTACGGCATCGACCAGGAGTCGGCGGTGCACATCAGCAAGGAGACGAACGGCCAGCCGAAGGTGCTCGCCGAGATCGAGTACTACCGGCTCGGCGAAGCCGTGCGCGCGCGCTGCATTCATCAGGGCTACACGTTCATCGAGTTCCAGGGGAAGACGGTCGGGCCGGCCGAGCTCCCCGAGACCCAGCTCGAGTACGAGTGGTGGATCAAGGCCTCGCGCGCCGTCGGCGGCGCCGAGAAGGCCTACGACTTCCCGCCCCACGTCGTGCAGGTGCGCGCCGACTACCAGCCGATCCACCGCGAAAAGATCGAGGGCGAACTCCGCCTCCTCGAGAGCCCCTGGGATCCGATCGCCCAGCGGCTGCCGATGGCAGGCCCGGCCTCGGCCTATCTCTCGTGGGCGATGCCCACGGCGCGGGACATCACGCTCGAGGGACCGATCGACCCGGAGGCCTTCTGGCCCCACGTCGACACCATCAGCAGCTCGCGCTGGCCGGGCACAATGGGCGGCCCGAAGCGCTAG
- a CDS encoding DUF692 domain-containing protein yields MSARRSVPDLGHGVGLRRDHYEDVLAGDVRVDWFEVVSENFMVAGGRPRDILARVRRDYPVVLHGVSLSIGSTDPLSNPYLDELAALIERVEPAWVSDHLCWTGVGGHNAHDLLPLPYTEEALAHVIDRVARVQDHLGRRIALENVSTYLQFAGSALPEWEFLAAVAEGADCGILLDVNNIFVSAHNHGFDPETYLAAVPSERVWQIHLAGHTDQGTHLLDTHSAPVREEVWALYRSATRRVGAVSSLIEWDDDIPAWSVLETESLRAREERAGVLAEAPAA; encoded by the coding sequence ATGAGCGCACGTCGCTCCGTACCCGATCTCGGCCACGGTGTGGGCCTGCGCCGCGATCACTACGAGGACGTGCTGGCGGGGGACGTCCGGGTCGACTGGTTCGAGGTCGTCTCGGAGAACTTCATGGTCGCCGGGGGACGCCCGCGCGACATCCTCGCCCGCGTTCGCCGCGACTATCCGGTGGTGCTCCACGGCGTCAGTCTGTCGATCGGTTCGACGGACCCGCTCTCGAATCCCTACCTCGACGAACTCGCAGCGCTGATCGAGCGCGTCGAACCCGCCTGGGTGTCGGACCACCTGTGTTGGACCGGCGTCGGCGGACACAACGCGCACGACCTGCTGCCGCTTCCCTATACCGAGGAAGCGCTGGCCCACGTCATCGACCGGGTCGCGCGCGTGCAAGACCACCTCGGACGCCGGATCGCCCTCGAGAACGTGTCCACCTATCTGCAGTTCGCTGGAAGCGCCCTACCCGAGTGGGAGTTCCTCGCCGCCGTCGCCGAGGGCGCCGACTGCGGAATCCTGCTCGACGTGAACAACATCTTCGTGAGTGCGCACAATCACGGCTTCGACCCCGAGACCTACCTCGCGGCGGTGCCGTCCGAACGCGTGTGGCAGATCCACCTGGCGGGCCACACCGATCAGGGCACCCACCTGCTCGACACCCACAGTGCACCGGTGCGCGAAGAGGTCTGGGCGCTCTACCGCAGCGCGACGCGTCGCGTCGGCGCGGTTTCCAGTCTGATCGAATGGGACGACGACATTCCCGCGTGGTCGGTCCTCGAAACCGAGAGTCTGCGCGCGCGGGAAGAACGCGCAGGCGTACTCGCCGAGGCACCCGCGGCATGA
- a CDS encoding aldehyde dehydrogenase family protein, which produces MALFEPIASDGPRQRYRITSPVTLEPIGDFEAGTADDVRAAVERARKAQTEWRKLSFDQRAEYLWRLVDQIVARQDDIVDLVRKETGKPRSEAISMEVMAPCMQISHYAKRAKKYLQTQKRPASGMMRFTTKVTLVYQPLGVVGLITPWNGPVALAANPLAQAVMAGNAVVHKPSEVTPFSAVLLKELTDAAGFPEDLYQVVQGDGATGAALIEAGVDKVSFTGSVATGRKVGEACGRLLIPVTLELGGKDAMVVCKDADLDKAADGAVRGSCFNNGHFCCGTERIYVPESIYEPFVDKVVEQTKQLVQTDAPDGDVGAVFWDKQMDIIERHMDDARAKGAKVLVGGNRNPDLKGFYFQPTVVVDVDHDMELMRSETFGPIVAIQKVKDEEEAIALANDSDYGLSGNVWTSDADKGVALGERMETGSVNVNNIAMTYGIPEAPFGGLKASGVGQVNGETGIRGYCHAHPILVDTAKKAQGGYPYTKEGADGMQKFIKFVFGNRLLRKLVV; this is translated from the coding sequence ATGGCCCTGTTCGAACCCATCGCTTCCGACGGCCCGCGCCAGCGCTATCGGATCACCAGCCCAGTTACGCTCGAACCGATCGGCGACTTCGAGGCGGGCACCGCCGACGACGTCCGCGCCGCGGTCGAGCGAGCGCGCAAGGCCCAGACCGAGTGGCGGAAGCTCTCCTTCGATCAGCGCGCCGAGTACCTGTGGCGTCTCGTCGATCAGATCGTCGCCCGCCAGGACGACATCGTCGATCTCGTGCGGAAGGAAACCGGAAAGCCGCGCAGCGAAGCGATCAGCATGGAGGTGATGGCGCCCTGCATGCAGATCTCCCACTACGCGAAGCGGGCGAAGAAGTACCTGCAGACCCAGAAGCGCCCCGCGTCCGGGATGATGCGCTTCACCACGAAGGTCACCCTCGTCTACCAGCCCCTCGGAGTGGTCGGCCTGATCACGCCGTGGAACGGCCCGGTGGCGCTCGCGGCGAATCCCCTCGCCCAGGCGGTGATGGCCGGCAACGCCGTCGTGCACAAGCCCAGCGAGGTCACGCCCTTCTCGGCGGTACTCTTGAAGGAGCTGACCGACGCCGCCGGCTTCCCGGAAGATCTCTATCAGGTGGTGCAGGGCGATGGCGCGACCGGCGCGGCGTTGATTGAGGCCGGCGTCGACAAGGTCTCCTTCACCGGGAGCGTCGCGACGGGTCGCAAGGTGGGCGAGGCCTGCGGGCGCCTGCTGATCCCCGTCACCCTCGAGCTCGGCGGCAAGGATGCGATGGTCGTTTGCAAGGACGCCGATCTCGACAAGGCGGCCGACGGAGCCGTGCGCGGCTCCTGCTTCAACAACGGCCACTTCTGCTGCGGCACCGAGCGCATCTACGTGCCCGAGTCGATCTACGAACCCTTCGTCGACAAGGTGGTCGAGCAGACGAAGCAGCTCGTGCAGACCGACGCCCCCGATGGCGACGTCGGCGCCGTGTTCTGGGACAAGCAGATGGACATCATCGAACGCCACATGGACGACGCGCGCGCGAAGGGCGCGAAGGTGCTGGTGGGCGGCAACCGCAACCCGGACCTCAAGGGCTTCTATTTTCAGCCGACCGTCGTGGTCGACGTGGATCACGACATGGAGCTGATGCGCAGCGAAACCTTCGGGCCGATCGTGGCGATCCAGAAGGTGAAGGACGAGGAAGAGGCGATCGCCCTGGCGAACGACTCGGACTACGGACTGTCGGGCAACGTTTGGACGAGCGACGCCGACAAGGGCGTCGCCTTGGGCGAGCGCATGGAGACCGGCAGCGTCAACGTGAACAACATCGCCATGACCTACGGCATCCCCGAGGCGCCCTTCGGCGGCCTGAAGGCGAGCGGCGTCGGACAGGTGAACGGCGAGACCGGCATCCGCGGCTACTGCCACGCCCACCCCATCCTCGTGGACACCGCGAAGAAGGCCCAGGGCGGGTACCCCTACACGAAGGAAGGGGCGGACGGGATGCAGAAGTTCATCAAGTTCGTGTTCGGGAACCGGCTGCTGCGCAAGCTGGTGGTCTAG
- a CDS encoding SDR family NAD(P)-dependent oxidoreductase: protein MQEFRDRVAVVTGGASGIGKAMAKAFLGEGMKVVIADVEEPALKAATEELGGSITGVVTDVSDASSVNALADRVFDEHGACHLLCNNAGVSVANLDLWETEPSDFQWVHGVNIAGVAHGVQAFVPRMLASGEEGFVVNTSSGDGGISPLAQQVVYASSKAAVSIMTECLAAQLIGRDTKLRAAIFYPSGGMLDTGIWTTKRNRPAELARKVQVDASQETTFDAFMQGAKAAGFELPVQDLDELAQFLLAGIRNEDFVIMIDRQSMEATLKERAEKLARGECPIELQHMGLS, encoded by the coding sequence ATGCAGGAGTTTCGAGATCGCGTCGCAGTCGTCACCGGCGGTGCCAGTGGCATCGGCAAGGCCATGGCGAAGGCCTTCCTCGGCGAAGGCATGAAGGTGGTGATCGCCGACGTCGAAGAACCCGCTCTCAAGGCCGCCACCGAAGAACTGGGCGGCTCGATCACCGGGGTCGTCACCGACGTGTCCGATGCGAGCTCGGTGAACGCCCTCGCCGATCGCGTGTTCGACGAGCACGGTGCCTGCCACCTGCTTTGCAACAACGCCGGCGTGTCGGTCGCGAACCTCGACCTCTGGGAGACCGAGCCCTCCGACTTCCAGTGGGTGCACGGCGTCAACATCGCAGGCGTCGCCCACGGTGTGCAGGCCTTCGTCCCGCGCATGCTCGCCTCGGGCGAAGAGGGCTTCGTGGTGAACACCTCTTCGGGCGACGGCGGCATCTCGCCCCTGGCCCAGCAGGTCGTCTACGCCTCGAGCAAGGCCGCCGTCTCGATCATGACCGAGTGCCTCGCCGCCCAGCTGATCGGACGCGACACGAAGCTGCGCGCCGCGATCTTCTATCCCTCGGGCGGCATGCTCGACACGGGGATCTGGACGACGAAGCGGAACCGTCCGGCCGAGCTCGCGCGCAAGGTGCAGGTAGACGCTTCCCAGGAGACGACCTTCGACGCGTTCATGCAGGGCGCGAAGGCGGCGGGCTTCGAGCTGCCCGTGCAAGACCTCGACGAACTCGCCCAGTTCCTCCTCGCCGGCATCCGCAACGAGGACTTCGTGATCATGATCGATCGCCAGTCGATGGAAGCGACCCTGAAGGAGCGCGCCGAGAAGCTCGCGCGCGGCGAGTGCCCGATCGAGCTCCAGCACATGGGCCTGAGCTAG
- a CDS encoding DNA-binding domain-containing protein, whose amino-acid sequence MSEITLAEAQQLLWELIAAPEGAASGAAALQRAGRIEDPSLAFLVRETPRMTAVDCVDVYANMYFYRLHDCLRDDFPGLAAELETGRFNDLVTDYLLAHPPRHPSLRELGRALPDFVAGHALGASHPLVPGLARLEWARVDVFDAEDAELLTRDAIIALGSHDPETFRMHAIPALRTFRVPVGVLPRWRRHVEASEEAEPSADPADTVAVRAWRNDFAVWHRSMEADEAACLDRLIAEGVGLGALAETLLTYHEGDEERAMGRLAGLLERWAADGIVTDGPSA is encoded by the coding sequence ATGAGCGAGATCACGCTGGCCGAGGCCCAGCAGCTGCTCTGGGAGCTGATTGCGGCTCCCGAAGGCGCGGCATCCGGTGCCGCGGCGCTCCAACGGGCAGGACGGATCGAGGATCCGAGCCTTGCGTTCCTGGTGCGCGAAACCCCGCGCATGACGGCCGTCGATTGCGTCGACGTGTACGCCAACATGTACTTCTACCGGCTGCATGACTGCCTGCGCGACGACTTTCCCGGGTTGGCCGCCGAACTCGAAACCGGACGCTTCAACGATCTGGTGACCGACTATCTGCTTGCCCACCCACCCCGGCACCCGTCGCTGCGCGAGTTGGGGCGGGCGCTCCCCGACTTCGTGGCGGGGCACGCATTGGGGGCATCGCATCCCCTGGTTCCGGGGCTGGCGCGTCTCGAGTGGGCACGCGTCGATGTCTTCGACGCGGAAGACGCCGAGCTCCTGACCCGCGACGCGATCATCGCGCTGGGTTCGCACGACCCGGAGACGTTTCGGATGCACGCGATCCCCGCCCTGCGCACGTTCCGGGTGCCGGTGGGCGTGTTGCCGCGTTGGCGTCGCCACGTGGAAGCGAGCGAAGAAGCCGAACCGTCCGCGGATCCGGCAGACACGGTCGCCGTCCGGGCCTGGCGAAACGACTTCGCCGTCTGGCACCGCTCGATGGAGGCAGACGAAGCCGCTTGCCTGGACCGCCTCATCGCCGAGGGCGTCGGTCTGGGAGCCCTCGCCGAGACGCTCCTCACCTATCACGAGGGGGACGAGGAGCGCGCGATGGGACGACTCGCGGGGCTGCTCGAACGTTGGGCCGCCGACGGGATCGTGACGGACGGACCGAGCGCCTAG
- a CDS encoding DUF1214 domain-containing protein, with amino-acid sequence MSGAAAESRVAFDELLDLLREFADRYAGPEWGVEQPDATAEALRAVLHLLEASLVTRQESHPTRPWFREFPLPTRKFLGDNSDAVYFETAISPDHRYRLTGNMAGAVYVSITIESGAPNGEFSRSTGGVINDSEFDVAADGSFEIFLGGEPRDRNYLPLPPDADRLTTRHYYEDEKPAPIEPRHTDLRIEVLDPGPAPDAPNDANVAAAIRRVAAFMRTSTLDMGPPPREQPDFVSRVPNEFPQPVKPGNFAQAAADAAYSMAPFVVGPDQALVMTGRWPDHVRCANVCLWNTHMQTYDYLNRSVTLNRKKTVLEPDGSYRIVIAHEDPGVPNWLDTEGRAFGLVFWRFMLPEGEIDTPQAELVPVASLKAQGREGA; translated from the coding sequence ATGTCTGGAGCTGCAGCCGAAAGTCGCGTCGCCTTCGACGAGTTGCTCGACCTGTTGCGCGAGTTTGCCGATCGCTACGCGGGGCCCGAGTGGGGTGTCGAACAGCCGGACGCCACGGCCGAGGCCCTGCGCGCCGTCCTGCACCTGCTCGAGGCCTCCCTCGTGACGCGTCAGGAGTCGCACCCGACCCGGCCCTGGTTTCGCGAGTTTCCGCTGCCGACCCGCAAGTTCCTGGGCGACAACTCGGACGCGGTCTACTTCGAGACCGCGATCTCACCGGATCATCGCTACCGCCTGACCGGCAACATGGCTGGGGCCGTGTACGTCTCGATCACCATCGAGTCGGGCGCTCCGAACGGGGAGTTCTCCCGCAGCACGGGCGGCGTGATCAACGACAGCGAGTTCGACGTCGCCGCCGACGGCAGCTTCGAGATCTTTCTGGGAGGCGAACCGCGCGACCGCAACTACCTGCCGCTGCCGCCCGACGCCGACCGTCTCACCACCCGCCACTACTACGAAGACGAGAAGCCGGCGCCGATCGAGCCGCGCCATACCGACCTGCGCATCGAGGTGCTCGACCCGGGTCCGGCGCCCGACGCGCCGAACGACGCCAACGTCGCGGCGGCGATCCGGCGGGTCGCGGCGTTCATGCGGACGTCGACCCTCGACATGGGTCCGCCGCCGCGCGAACAACCCGACTTCGTCTCGCGCGTGCCCAACGAGTTCCCGCAGCCGGTGAAGCCGGGCAACTTCGCCCAGGCGGCGGCCGACGCCGCGTACAGCATGGCGCCCTTCGTCGTCGGTCCGGATCAGGCGCTGGTGATGACCGGCCGTTGGCCCGACCATGTGCGCTGCGCGAACGTGTGCCTGTGGAACACCCACATGCAGACCTACGACTACCTGAACCGCTCGGTCACGCTCAACCGCAAGAAGACGGTGCTCGAGCCCGACGGCAGCTACCGGATCGTGATCGCCCACGAAGACCCGGGCGTCCCGAACTGGCTCGATACGGAAGGCCGCGCCTTCGGTCTCGTGTTCTGGCGCTTCATGCTGCCCGAAGGCGAGATCGACACGCCCCAGGCCGAGCTCGTCCCTGTGGCGTCACTGAAGGCCCAGGGACGCGAGGGCGCCTGA